In Xiphophorus couchianus chromosome 8, X_couchianus-1.0, whole genome shotgun sequence, the following proteins share a genomic window:
- the myo1hb gene encoding unconventional myosin-Ih: MEASLTARDRVGIQDFVLLDAYTSESAFLDNLRKRFHENLIYTYIGTLLVSVNPYKDLDIYSKKQMDTYMGVNFFELPPHIYALADNVFRTMLSEFNNHFILISGESGAGKTEASKKILQFYAVSCPSTKLLNNVRDRLLLSNPVLEAFGNAKTLKNDNSSRFGKYMDIQFDHRGGAVGGHILSYLLEKSRVVHQNHGERNFHIFYQLVEGGEEDLLRWLGLERNCKNYRYLVQGDCAKVSSINDKSDWKTVRKALSVIDFSESDTEHLFGIIASVLHLGNLKFEADARGYATIKNNQEMHWVSKLLGIPNQVLQQGLTHRKIEAKTEEVLSPFSVEHAVYARDALAKAIYGRTFDWLVNKINESLANQDSSRKRVVGLLDIYGFEVFSVNSFEQFCINYCNEKLQQLFIQLTLKSEQEEYELEGIEWEPVPYFNNKIICDLVEEKFRGIISLLDEECLRPGEATDLTFLEKMEEKIGGHPHFVTHKLADKNTRKTLERGDFRLLHYAGEVTYCVVGFLDKNNNLLYRSGKEVMQHSKNGIIKHCFPSSEPDSKKRPETVVTQFKNSLVGLTEILMSKEPWYVRCIKPNESKQPAKFDDVLVRHQVKYLGLMEHLRVRRAGFAYRRKYELFLQRYKALCPDTWPNWKGTPAEGVRCLIKHLGYKTDEYKLGRTKIFIRHPRTLFATEDAFQVCKHQLATRIQAKYKGYRVKEEYLKQKAAATKIENCWRGLMARKEREKRAWAVKVIKKFIKGFMTRNQPACIDNSEYLVYVRQNYLTRLKENLPKSVLDMDSWLTPPPILKEVSLLLQNVFVRYLVRQYVREITPKRKAQLLLKAQTSSMFKGKKENYPLSVCSPFVDTRIAFEDINLKVLQTIQHEHLKYGVPVVKYDRNGFRPRLRLLIFTQEAAYLVKETKIKQRIDFTSLKGVSVSNLSDNFLILHVTCEDVKQKGDLVLQCDFLYEALTKLSFIADKQSCIKVVQGSVRFDIQPGREGFVDFKSGQESMVYRAKNGHLMVESTRTR; encoded by the exons ATGGAGGCCTCCCTGACGGCCCGGGATCGCGTGGGCATCCAGGATTTTGTTCTGCTGGACGCCTACACCAGTGAGAGTGCCTTTCTGGACAACCTGAGGAAACGCTTCCATGAGAACCTGATTTAT ACCTACATTGGGACGCTTCTGGTGTCGGTCAACCCGTATAAAGACTTGGACATCTACAGCAAGAAGCAAATGGACACCTATATGGGAGTTAACTTCTTTGAACTACCACCTCACAT TTATGCTTTGGCAGACAACGTTTTCCGCACCATGCTGTCGGAGTTCAACAATCACTTCATCCTGATCTCAGGAGAGAGCGGGGCTGGAAAGACAGAGGCCTCCAAAAAAATCCTGCAGTTCTACGCTGTCAGCTGTCCGAGCACCAAACTCCTGAACAACGTCCGGGACAGGCTGCTGCTCTCCAATCCAGTGCTTGAA GCTTTCGGAAATGCCAAAACCCTGAAAAACGACAACTCAAGCCGCTTTGGGAAATACATGGACATCCAGTTCGACCACCGG GGTGGAGCTGTGGGTGGTCACATCCTTAGTTACCTGCTGGAGAAGTCCCGCGTGGTTCACCAGAACCACGGTGAGAGAAACTTCCACATCTTCTACCAGCTggtggagggaggagaggaggattTGCTCCGCTGGCTGGGCCTGGAGAGAAACTGCAAGAATTACCGTTATCTGGTGCAA GGGGATTGTGCCAAAGTTAGCTCGATCAATGATAAAAGTGACTGGAAGACAGTGCGGAAAGCGCTGTCTGTCATAGACTTCAGCGAAAGTGACACTGAG CACCTGTTTGGTATTATTGCCAGTGTGCTCCACTTGGGAAACCTAAAGTTTGAAGCAGACGCTCGAGGATATGCCACCATCAAAAACAACCAGGAGATGCATTGGGTGTCAAAA TTGTTGGGTATTCCTAACCAGGTGCTACAACAGGGTTTAACCCACAGAAAGATAGAAGCCAAAACAGAAGAG GTGCTCAGCCCATTCTCAGTGGAACATGCTGTATATGCCAGGGATGCCCTTGCCAAAGCCATCTATGGCCGAACCTTCGACTGGCTGGTCAACAAGATCAATGAATCACTGGCTAACCAG GATTCCTCCAGGAAAAGGGTGGTCGGCCTGCTGGACATCTATGGGTTTGAAGTTTTCAGTGTTAACAG CTTTGAACAGTTTTGCATCAACTACTGCAacgagaagctgcagcagcttttcaTCCAGCTGACGCTTAAATCAGAGCAGGAGGAATACGAGCTGGAAGGGATTGAA TGGGAACCAGTGCCATATTTTAACAACAAGATAATCTGTGACCTTGTGGAGGAGAAATTCAGAGGAATCATCTCCTTGTTG GATGAGGAATGTTTGCGTCCTGGGGAGGCCACCGACCTCACCTTTCTggagaagatggaggaaaaGATTGGCGGCCATCCTCATTTTGTCAC acacaaacttgcagacaaaaacacaagaaaaacactGGAAAGAGGAGATTTCCGCCTCCTACACTATGCTGGGGAGGTTACATATTGTGTTGTTG GATTcttggacaaaaacaacaatctgtTGTATCGAAGTGGAAAAGAG GTCATGCAACACTCCAAAAATGGCATCATCAAACACTGCTTTCCCTCCTCTGAACCTGACAGCAAAAAGAGACCAGAAACT GTGGTGACCCAGTTTAAGAACAGCCTGGTTGGTCTGACTGAGATCCTAATGTCCAAAGAGCCTTGGTATGTGCGCTGCATCAAACCGAATGAATCCAAACAACCAG CAAAATTTGATGATGTGCTGGTGAGACATCAGGTTAAATACCTGGGGCTCATGGAGCACCTCAGGGTCAGGCGAGCCGGCTTTGCATACCGACGCAAATATGAGCTCTTTCTCCAGAG GTATAAAGCTCTGTGTCCAGACACTTGGCCCAACTGGAAAGGTACGCCAGCAGAGGGTGTTCGCTGCCTCATTAAACACCTGGGCTACAAAACTGATGAGTATAAGCTAGGCAG GACGAAGATTTTCATCCGCCATCCCCGGACTCTGTTTGCAACAGAAGACGCCTTTCAGGTCTGCAAGCATCAGCTTG CAACAAGGATTCAAGCCAAATATAAAGGTTACAGAGTGAAAGAAGAGTACCTGAAACAGAAAGCGGCTG CCACTAAAATTGAGAACTGCTGGAGAGGTTTGATGGCGAGGAAGGAGCGTGAAAAGAGAGCTTGGGCGGTCAAGGTCATCAAGAA ATTCATCAAAGGTTTCATGACCAGAAATCAACCAGCCTGCATTGACAACAGTGAGTACCTGGTCTATGTGAGGCAGAACTACCTCACCCGCCTGAAGGAAAACCTTCCCAAATCGGTCCTGGACATGGACTCGTGGCTCACCCCGCCACCCATTTTAAAGGAG gtcTCGCTGCTCTTGCAGAACGTCTTCGTTCGCTATTTGGTGAGGCAGTACGTCCGAGAAATCACCCCAAAAAGGAAAGCTCAG cTTCTCCTCAAAGCCCAAACAAGCTCCAtgttcaaaggaaaaaaagaaaactacccACTCAGTGTGTGCAGCCCGTTTGTTGACACGAGGATTG CTTTCGAAGACATTAACCTCAAGGTCCTTCAGACAATTCAGCATGAGCACCTCAAG TACGGCGTTCCAGTGGTGAAGTACGACAGGAACGGGTTCAGGCCTCGTCTTCGGCTGCTCATCTTCACCCAGGAAGCCGCCTACTTggtcaaagaaacaaagattaaGCAGCGGATTGATTTCACCTCGTTGAAAG GTGTGTCTGTGAGCAACCTGAGCGATAACTTCCTCATCCTCCATGTTACATGTGAGGATGTCAAACAAaag GGAGATCTGGTTCTGCAGTGCGACTTCCTCTACGAGGCTCTGACTAAGCTCAGTTTTATTGCTGACAAGCAGAGCTGTATCAAAGTGGTTCAGGGGAG TGTGAGGTTTGACATTCAGCCTGGCAGAGAGGGATTTGTTGACTTCAAAAGTGGCCAGGAATCCATGGTCTACAGAGCAAAGAACGGCCACTTGATGGTG GAATCAACAAGAACCAGATGA
- the LOC114150237 gene encoding sushi domain-containing protein 2-like: MRRSTAVIFVFLVSYICKTLGETCEQNCGKKLDSCSCHPTCGSLGSCCSDYKEYCINTSPYSGSILGGTDFVVLDANFNKSSDIVCRFDNKTNTLGYVDGDGRGHCISPLLYETGWVSLQISSDSGITFNRAGSWLSVHTGKLASQFKAILVNSTKWQYYGTPNVGGDLQMTWNTTLVNAEKVNIEVWGYEETGEPYSESWQGEWRYLYSLTKDHPNSGSFKFLPKIAEGDFSRWELGALRVSSSNYPDGMWNVQAAWSEDHALAWHLEESFRQNSTGWALDKCLAWDKLENELPNFLTEIIDCPCTLAQARADTGRFHTDYGCDIEKGSVCTYHPGSVHCVRAIQASPKYAAGQQCCYDSTGAQVLTADSIGGSTPDRAHDWGSPPFKKPPRIPGQSHWVYDVLSFYYCCLWSDNCYYYFKHRPSSDCRRYQSPSSAVVFGDPHFITFDDVSYSFNGKGEYTLVRSEEKQLTVQGRTEPVKDSEKTINATKLTAVAMREGSSDIIEVRLDRRNDGLELLRNQQTLSFAEQTWMDLHGVFVFSPTSTNVTVMFPSGAGVEVRRRGETMTTTVLLPEEFKNSTVGLLGKMNGDARDDLALSNGQLVQNHSNPEELFSFGASWAVENTSALFTYDSEYLLNSYCFAPRHDPNFMPVFSVPENPDDPLNTQAAAICTGEGSQFCRYDILVGRSPLIGNATRVSFQSHVSLVDDLKPVISCGWLPPPANGKKQGTTYLQWAKVKFYCNDGYKLSGSEERTCQSNGKWSGEDASCSVPSNIAGIVAGSVIGALTLIVIITTIILHSRKQKRKSSDSDEERSNTSKL, encoded by the exons ATGAGAAGATCAACAGCAgtgatttttgtatttctggTTTCATATATCTGCAAAACTTTAG GAGAGACGTGTGAACAAAATTGTGGGAAAAAATTAGACTCCTGCTCCTGCCACCCAACATGTGGGTCTCTTGGATCCTGCTGCTCTGACTACAAAGAGTACTGTATAAACACGTCTCCGTACTCTGGGTCCATACTGGGTGGGACGGACTTTGTTGTCCTTGATGCAAACTTCAACAAAAGCTCTGACATTGTTTGTAG GTTTGATAATAAAACTAACACTTTAGGGTATGTGGATGGAGATGGTAGAGGCCACTGTATTTCCCCACTGTTATACGAAACCGGATGGGTTTCTTTGCAGATCTCCTCAGATAGCGGCATCACATTCAACAGAGCTGGATCATGGCTTTCAG TTCACACAGGCAAGTTAGCTTCTCAATTCAAAGCTATTCTGGTGAACTCAACAAAGTGGCAGTACTATGGAACGCCTAATGTTGGAGGCGATCTACAGATGACATGGAATACCACTTTAGTCAATGCAGAAAAGGTCAACATTGAGGTCTGGGGATACGAAGAGACAg GGGAGCCGTACTCAGAGTCCTGGCAGGGTGAGTGGCGGTATCTGTACTCCCTTACCAAGGATCACCCCAACAGTGGCTCCTTTAAGTTTTTACCCAAAATAGCAGAGGGAGATTTTTCTAGATGGGAGCTTGGTGCCCTTCGTGTCAGTTCAAGCAACTACCCTGACGGCATGTG GAATGTCCAAGCTGCATGGAGTGAGGATCACGCTCTGGCCTGGCATCTAGAGGAAAGCTTCAGGCAGAACTCAACAGGATGGGCTCTGGATAAGTGCTTAGCCTGGGACAAGCTGGAAAACGAGCTGCCAAACTTCCTCACTGAGATCATCGACTGCCCATGCACGCTGGCTCAAGCAAGAGCAGACACTGGGAGGTTTCAT ACTGATTATGGCTGTGATATAGAGAAAGGGAGTGTGTGCACATACCACCCTGGGAGTGTCCACTGTGTGAGGGCGATACAAGCCAG TCCTAAATATGCAGCAGGACAGCAGTGTTGCTACGACAGCACCGGTGCTCAGGTTCTCACAGCAGATTCGATTGGCGGTAGCACTCCAGACCGGGCCCACGACTGGGGGTCGCCTCCTTTTAAGAAACCCCCTCGGATCCCAGGACAGTCCCACTGGGTTTATGATGTCCTAAGTTTCTACTACTGCTGCCTTTGGTCAGACAATTGCTACTACTACTTCAAACACCGGCCCTCCAGCGACTGCAGGCGCTACCAGTCTCCCAGCTCAG CGGTGGTGTTTGGAGATCCACACTTTATTACCTTTGACGATGTCAGCTACTCGTTCAATGGCAAAGGGGAATACACTCTGGTCAGATCAGAGGAGAAACAGCTGACAGTCCAAGGCAGAACAGAGCCTGTAAAGG ATTCAGAAAAAACGATAAATGCAACAAAGTTGACGGCTGTAGCTATGAGAGAAGGGTCGTCAGACATCATAGAGGTCCGGCTTGATAGAAGAAATGACGGCCTTGAGCTACTGCGAAATCAGCAAACCCTCTCCTTTGCAGAGCAGACCTGGATGGATTTACATG gcgtgtttgtgttttctcccACCTCTACAAATGTAACTGTGATGTTTCCATCTGGAGCCGGGGTGGAGGTGCGACGTAGAGGTGAAACTATGACCACCACTGTCCTGCTGCCGGAGGAATTCAAAAACTCCACTGTGGGACTGTTGGGGAAGATGAATGGTGACGCCAGAGATGACCTTGCCCTCAGCAATGGGCAGCTAGTACAGAACCACAGCAACCCAGAGGAGCTGTTCAGCTTTGGGGCAAGCT GGGCTGTAGAAAACACATCCGCTTTGTTTACATATGATTCCGAATACCTTCTGAACTCATATTGCTTCGCTCCAAGACATGATCCAAATTTTATGCCAGTATTTTCTGTCCCTGAGAATCCAGATGATCCGCTGAACACCCAGGCAGCTGCGATATGCACTGGAGAGGGATCTCAGTTCTGCAG atATGACATCCTGGTTGGTCGTAGCCCATTAATAGGAAATGCCACAAGAGTTTCTTTCCAGAGTCACGTTTCTCTAGTGGATGATCTGAAGCCAG TGATCTCCTGTGGATGGCTCCCACCACCTGCTAATGGGAAAAAGCAGGGAACCACCTACCTACAATGGGCTAAGGTCAAGTTTTATTGTAATGACGGCTACAAGCTTAGTGGATCAGAGGAACGCACATGCCAGAGTAACGGCAAATGGTCTGGAGAAGATGCAAGCTGCAGTGTTCCCA GTAACATTGCTGGAATAGTTGCTGGTTCGGTCATTGGAGCATTGACTCTGATTGTAATTATAACAACAATAATTCTCCActccagaaaacagaaaag GAAAAGTTCAGATTCAGATGAAGAAAGAAGTAATACCTCCAAGCTCTAG